In Desulfuribacillus alkaliarsenatis, the following proteins share a genomic window:
- the hisC gene encoding histidinol-phosphate transaminase — protein MTNTSNGLERFVRNCLHDLKPYIPGKPIDEVKRELGLDRVIKLASNENPIGASAASKEATRKLLDQSHIYPDGNCFELKQAIVKNLQVSMDQLIIGNGSDEIIKLLAEAFLNQGDEVIAPTPSFSEYWFAATVMNAYVTGVPLKDDFTYDIDAMIQAVTPKTKMIFLCSPNNPTGTYLSKTELETILNNIPSDIVVVMDEAYYEYATADDFATGIDYINSHRVVVLRTFSKAYGLAAYRVGFGIASKELIHYINRVREPFNVNSFAQVAATAAIADQKHVEDSRDIVEEGKKLLYNAFEELGLPYVPTQGNFVFVDTKKDSKDVFTKLLHRGVIVRSGDIFGQPTYIRVTFGTAEENEIFINELKEVLAEL, from the coding sequence ATGACAAACACAAGCAATGGATTAGAAAGATTTGTTAGAAACTGCTTACATGATTTAAAACCTTATATTCCGGGCAAGCCTATTGATGAGGTGAAAAGGGAGCTAGGTTTAGATCGCGTTATTAAATTAGCGTCCAATGAAAATCCGATAGGTGCTTCTGCGGCATCTAAGGAAGCTACTAGAAAGCTTCTAGACCAAAGTCATATATATCCTGATGGCAACTGTTTTGAACTAAAGCAGGCGATAGTAAAAAACCTGCAGGTGTCTATGGATCAGCTGATAATTGGTAATGGCTCTGATGAGATTATAAAGCTTTTAGCGGAAGCGTTTTTAAATCAGGGTGACGAAGTAATCGCGCCAACCCCGTCTTTTTCGGAGTATTGGTTTGCTGCTACGGTAATGAATGCTTATGTTACAGGGGTTCCGTTGAAGGATGATTTTACCTATGACATAGATGCAATGATTCAAGCTGTTACGCCGAAAACAAAAATGATTTTCCTATGCAGCCCTAACAATCCGACAGGTACGTACTTATCGAAGACTGAATTAGAAACAATTTTGAACAATATACCTTCAGATATCGTTGTCGTAATGGATGAGGCGTATTATGAGTACGCAACTGCAGATGACTTTGCAACTGGTATTGATTATATAAATAGTCACCGAGTAGTGGTGCTTAGAACCTTCTCGAAAGCTTATGGCTTAGCAGCCTATCGTGTTGGATTTGGTATTGCCAGTAAAGAACTGATTCACTATATAAACCGTGTGCGAGAGCCATTTAATGTTAATAGCTTTGCACAGGTTGCCGCAACAGCAGCAATAGCAGACCAAAAACATGTAGAGGATAGCAGGGACATAGTTGAAGAAGGGAAAAAGCTTTTATATAATGCCTTTGAAGAGCTAGGCTTACCGTATGTACCTACACAAGGAAATTTTGTTTTTGTAGATACTAAGAAAGACTCAAAGGATGTATTCACGAAGCTTTTACACAGAGGTGTAATAGTACGCTCTGGAGACATTTTTGGTCAGCCGACATATATTCGAGTAACCTTCGGTACGGCTGAGGAGAATGAAATATTTATTAACGAACTTAAGGAAGTATTAGCAGAATTGTAA
- a CDS encoding bifunctional 3-deoxy-7-phosphoheptulonate synthase/chorismate mutase, translating to MTAERLKELRGQLDDINIELLDLITKRAEIVAEIGKVKAKIGTKRFDPVRESQMLEELVSRNNGPFSDDTIRHLFKQIFKASLDLQKTDQQKELLVSRKIKTTDTVIDIKGLKIGANNKVIIAGPCAVETYEQTYAAAENLKKQGVRMLRGGAFKPRTSPYDFQGLGEEGLQILRKVADELDLIVVSEIVSPYDMEAAHKYIDVIQIGARNMQNFELLKVAGEASIPIILKRGLAATLDEFMFAAEYVVSHGNSNVILCERGIRTYERATRNTLDISAVPILKQESHLPVIVDVSHSTGRKDIVIPTAKASLAAGADGIMVEHHPNPPVALCDAAQQLNPAEFEQLCEALKPFLS from the coding sequence ATGACAGCAGAAAGATTAAAGGAACTACGTGGTCAATTAGATGATATCAACATAGAGCTATTAGATTTAATAACAAAAAGGGCAGAAATTGTAGCGGAAATTGGTAAGGTAAAGGCTAAAATCGGTACAAAGCGATTTGACCCTGTACGTGAGAGTCAAATGCTTGAAGAGCTTGTAAGTAGAAATAATGGGCCATTCTCAGATGATACAATCCGCCACTTATTTAAGCAAATCTTCAAAGCATCATTAGACTTACAAAAAACAGATCAACAAAAGGAATTATTAGTAAGTCGTAAAATTAAAACAACGGATACAGTTATAGATATTAAAGGGCTGAAGATTGGGGCTAACAATAAAGTCATCATAGCTGGACCTTGTGCGGTAGAAACTTATGAGCAGACATACGCTGCTGCTGAGAATCTAAAGAAACAGGGCGTACGTATGCTGCGCGGCGGTGCCTTTAAACCAAGAACATCACCGTATGATTTCCAGGGTCTTGGAGAAGAAGGTTTGCAAATTTTACGTAAGGTAGCAGATGAGCTTGACTTAATCGTTGTTAGTGAAATTGTAAGTCCTTATGACATGGAAGCAGCTCACAAATATATCGATGTAATTCAGATTGGTGCTCGTAACATGCAAAACTTTGAACTACTTAAAGTCGCAGGAGAAGCAAGTATACCAATTATTCTTAAGCGTGGATTAGCCGCTACCTTAGATGAATTTATGTTTGCTGCTGAGTATGTAGTATCCCATGGTAACAGTAATGTTATCCTTTGCGAGCGCGGTATTAGAACGTACGAACGTGCAACGAGAAACACATTAGATATTTCGGCGGTTCCAATACTTAAACAAGAAAGCCATTTGCCAGTTATTGTTGATGTAAGTCACTCAACAGGACGTAAGGATATTGTAATTCCGACGGCTAAGGCATCATTAGCAGCAGGCGCTGATGGTATTATGGTTGAGCATCATCCAAATCCACCAGTAGCATTATGTGATGCAGCACAGCAATTAAATCCTGCAGAATTTGAACAGTTATGTGAAGCGTTAAAGCCGTTTCTAAGCTAA
- a CDS encoding DUF896 domain-containing protein, with the protein MITNEKIERINELARKSKEFGLSRDEKNEQLMLRQEYIQSVRRSLKSNLDQIRFVD; encoded by the coding sequence TTGATTACCAATGAGAAAATTGAACGTATTAACGAACTAGCTAGGAAATCTAAGGAATTTGGACTTAGCCGCGATGAGAAGAATGAACAGTTAATGTTGAGACAAGAGTACATTCAATCTGTGCGCCGATCATTAAAATCAAATCTTGATCAAATACGATTTGTAGATTAG
- a CDS encoding DUF1540 domain-containing protein — protein sequence MAKDVLCEVSNCKYWAQGNKCDADSIYVVSQSGQQASSEKETDCKTFETTM from the coding sequence ATGGCTAAAGATGTACTTTGTGAAGTAAGTAACTGTAAATACTGGGCTCAGGGGAACAAGTGTGACGCTGATTCCATCTATGTCGTAAGTCAATCAGGTCAACAAGCTTCTTCTGAGAAAGAAACAGATTGTAAGACTTTTGAGACTACAATGTAA
- a CDS encoding ABC transporter ATP-binding protein has protein sequence MLTIKKVYKSFPGEKTDNLVLDGIDLEIKTGEFVALLGPSGCGKTTLMNIVAGLEQASSGTVTLHGKEVTKPGPDRGVIFQESGLFPWMTVEQNVAFPMKQQSRFSKEYIKNSVDRYLRMVHLHKYRDALPHQLSGGMKQRTAIARTFAMEPEVLLMDEPFAALDEQTRMMLHYQLGKIWQESKKTIIFVTHNIREALILADRIIVMATQPGKIKKEFIIEESRPRDFQNDILHYHEKQIFDALGEEIDKVMKQEMGESIYAQKNRIHGDSDSYMGGAI, from the coding sequence GTGCTTACAATAAAAAAAGTATATAAGAGCTTTCCAGGTGAAAAAACTGACAACCTAGTCCTAGATGGAATTGATTTAGAAATTAAAACAGGGGAATTTGTTGCGTTATTAGGGCCATCTGGCTGCGGGAAGACGACGCTTATGAATATTGTAGCTGGACTAGAGCAGGCAAGCTCGGGCACTGTCACACTTCATGGCAAAGAGGTAACAAAGCCTGGTCCTGATCGCGGGGTAATTTTTCAAGAGTCTGGATTGTTCCCATGGATGACTGTAGAGCAGAATGTTGCTTTTCCGATGAAGCAGCAAAGTCGCTTTTCAAAAGAATATATCAAAAACTCAGTAGATCGCTATCTACGGATGGTGCATTTACATAAGTACCGTGATGCACTGCCCCATCAGCTTTCAGGAGGTATGAAGCAAAGAACGGCAATAGCTCGTACATTCGCTATGGAGCCAGAGGTACTGCTTATGGATGAACCATTTGCTGCACTTGATGAACAGACACGGATGATGCTCCATTACCAGTTGGGTAAAATCTGGCAGGAGAGTAAGAAAACAATCATTTTTGTTACTCACAATATCCGTGAAGCGTTAATCCTAGCGGATCGCATAATAGTTATGGCGACACAGCCAGGCAAGATTAAGAAGGAGTTTATTATTGAAGAAAGTAGACCAAGGGATTTCCAAAACGATATATTGCATTACCATGAGAAACAAATTTTCGATGCATTAGGTGAAGAGATAGATAAAGTTATGAAACAGGAAATGGGGGAGAGTATCTATGCTCAAAAGAATAGGATTCATGGTGATTCTGATTCTTATATGGGAGGGGCTATTTAG